From Pseudomonadota bacterium, one genomic window encodes:
- a CDS encoding OmpA family protein, whose product MNHLSRSVIAAALVGLIAPPTAQAQWYLGVGTGDANVDSDTTPPTVVRGSDGFIRSNDDLPWKLVVGHTAEPLSVEVLLAHFGDLYLDPDGVLERRVTGVVGRKQLLGSVCDATRAYDLSASLGVGHVRSRYEGVAARQDASAALIGGLSASMQLGDEVALRADYDYFDSDTQLTTVSLVMHLGDITHCERTAPSVQPVLAPVTATPTNPAVTEDATAPTPAEPTRAASAGTGQLPDILFNPDSTFLTDAAVAQIDRLARLLAAYPTMVVELQGHSDGAEWGGSALGLSAERARRVATGLAQRGVDRARLQLAGYADSRPVASNGGTALNRRVQFRIVSLR is encoded by the coding sequence ATGAACCACCTTTCCCGATCTGTGATTGCGGCAGCCCTCGTGGGGCTGATTGCACCACCGACGGCCCAGGCCCAGTGGTATCTCGGCGTGGGGACGGGCGACGCCAACGTGGATTCGGACACCACGCCACCCACGGTCGTGCGTGGCAGCGATGGCTTCATCCGGTCCAATGACGATCTGCCGTGGAAACTGGTGGTTGGCCACACGGCCGAGCCACTGTCAGTCGAGGTGTTGCTGGCGCACTTCGGCGATTTGTATCTGGACCCCGACGGTGTACTGGAGCGACGTGTGACAGGCGTAGTCGGTCGCAAACAACTCCTCGGCAGCGTGTGCGACGCGACACGGGCCTACGACCTCTCGGCGTCCCTCGGTGTGGGCCACGTGCGGTCGCGCTACGAGGGTGTGGCCGCCCGACAAGACGCCTCGGCCGCACTGATCGGCGGACTGAGTGCGAGCATGCAACTGGGCGACGAGGTGGCGCTGCGCGCCGACTACGACTACTTCGACAGCGACACGCAACTGACCACGGTATCGCTGGTCATGCACCTGGGCGACATCACGCACTGCGAACGGACCGCGCCGTCGGTGCAACCGGTGCTCGCGCCGGTGACGGCGACGCCAACAAACCCGGCGGTGACCGAGGACGCGACCGCGCCCACACCAGCTGAGCCGACACGCGCCGCCAGCGCGGGCACGGGGCAACTGCCCGACATCCTCTTCAACCCCGATTCGACCTTCCTGACCGACGCGGCAGTGGCCCAGATCGACCGGCTGGCGCGACTGCTCGCGGCCTACCCGACGATGGTTGTCGAGTTGCAGGGCCACAGCGACGGCGCGGAGTGGGGCGGTTCGGCACTGGGCCTGTCGGCCGAGCGCGCACGGCGGGTGGCCACCGGGCTCGCGCAACGCGGTGTAGACCGCGCCCGCCTGCAACTCGCGGGCTACGCGGACAGCCGACCGGTGGCGAGCAACGGCGGCACCGCGCTCAACCGGCGTGTGCAGTTCCGGATCGTGTCACTGCGCTAG
- a CDS encoding PDZ domain-containing protein yields MSAPVHYRLSTPHPERHLFDVCLSLDSTHDTLTFSLPDWVPGSYMIRDYARHIVHIEATVDGHPATLRKCSKSRWQLSPAKGAVSVHYAVYALDPSVRGAYLDTRGWFCQGVCVFLRCHEAAAAEHRVSVAAEALRPGWSLETSLPVASADGAPDRAFRADAYASLIDHPLMAGEVRQVDFDVFGVPHSLVIAGRCDCDPARLAADLAAICETHVRCFGEPPPMPHYRFLVRLGGDRLGGLEHRDCTVLAVPRRHLVRGAARSDYADFLSLASHEYFHAWLVKRIRPAALAGAPLDREAYTRTLWVFEGITSYYDELALLRAGLIGPAEYLSRLATTVSRVQRGVGRLRQSLSDASFDAWTRFYKQDENAANAIVSYYAKGALVALALDLSLRQRSDGALSLDAVMRAFWQRHQLGETVAEDGFETLVSELVNEDMGAFFDQAVRGCDDVPLDIYLAAQGVSMKWQPAERAPAWLGCTFRPGTTDVAVVHEDSPAQRGGLTPGDELVAWQGVRFRAEDETALRCTATVGEAVDLDVFRGDELIRLSVQPAAPARSVCVLESKPGFEACRDQWLYGRV; encoded by the coding sequence ATGTCCGCCCCCGTCCACTACCGCCTCTCGACCCCGCACCCGGAACGCCACCTGTTCGATGTCTGCCTGTCGCTCGACAGCACGCACGACACGTTGACCTTCAGCCTGCCGGACTGGGTGCCGGGCAGCTACATGATCCGCGACTACGCGCGCCACATCGTGCACATCGAGGCCACGGTCGACGGTCACCCGGCCACGCTGCGCAAATGCAGCAAGAGCCGCTGGCAGCTCTCCCCGGCAAAGGGGGCAGTGTCAGTGCACTACGCGGTGTATGCGCTCGACCCCTCTGTGCGCGGGGCCTACCTCGACACGCGCGGCTGGTTCTGCCAGGGCGTGTGCGTGTTCCTGCGCTGTCACGAGGCAGCGGCCGCCGAGCACCGGGTGAGCGTGGCGGCGGAGGCGCTTCGGCCCGGTTGGTCGCTCGAGACCAGCCTGCCCGTTGCATCCGCGGACGGCGCGCCGGATCGGGCCTTCCGGGCTGATGCCTACGCCAGCCTGATCGACCACCCACTGATGGCGGGCGAGGTGCGACAGGTCGACTTCGACGTGTTTGGTGTGCCACACAGCCTGGTGATCGCGGGCCGGTGTGACTGCGATCCCGCGCGTCTGGCCGCGGATCTGGCGGCCATCTGCGAGACACACGTGCGCTGTTTCGGCGAGCCTCCACCGATGCCGCACTACCGGTTTCTCGTGCGCCTCGGCGGTGACCGCCTGGGTGGACTCGAGCACCGCGACTGCACCGTGCTCGCGGTGCCGCGCCGCCACCTCGTACGTGGCGCGGCGCGCAGCGACTACGCCGATTTTCTGAGCCTCGCCAGCCACGAGTATTTCCACGCCTGGTTGGTCAAACGCATCCGACCCGCGGCGTTGGCCGGCGCGCCTCTCGACCGCGAGGCGTACACCCGTACCTTGTGGGTGTTCGAGGGCATCACCTCCTACTACGACGAGCTGGCGCTGTTGCGCGCCGGCCTGATCGGGCCGGCGGAGTACCTGTCGCGCCTTGCGACCACGGTCTCGCGCGTGCAGCGGGGTGTCGGACGGTTGCGGCAGAGTCTCTCGGACGCGAGTTTCGACGCCTGGACCCGCTTCTACAAGCAGGACGAAAACGCGGCCAACGCGATTGTCAGTTACTACGCCAAAGGCGCCCTGGTCGCACTGGCGCTCGACCTCAGCCTGCGGCAGCGCAGCGACGGTGCCCTGAGCCTCGACGCCGTGATGCGGGCCTTCTGGCAACGGCACCAACTCGGCGAGACCGTCGCCGAAGACGGGTTCGAGACGCTGGTCAGCGAGCTGGTCAACGAGGACATGGGTGCGTTCTTCGATCAGGCCGTGCGCGGTTGTGACGACGTGCCGCTCGACATCTACCTCGCCGCGCAGGGCGTCTCGATGAAATGGCAACCGGCCGAGCGCGCGCCGGCGTGGTTGGGCTGCACCTTCAGGCCGGGGACAACGGACGTGGCCGTGGTGCACGAAGACAGTCCGGCGCAACGCGGCGGCCTGACGCCGGGTGACGAGCTGGTCGCCTGGCAGGGGGTGCGGTTCCGCGCCGAAGACGAGACCGCGCTCAGGTGCACAGCGACGGTGGGGGAGGCCGTTGACCTCGATGTCTTTCGCGGCGACGAGCTGATCCGGCTCAGCGTCCAGCCGGCAGCGCCGGCGCGCTCGGTCTGCGTGCTCGAGAGCAAGCCGGGCTTCGAGGCTTGCCGTGACCAGTGGTTGTACGGCCGTGTCTGA
- a CDS encoding GspE/PulE family protein — MENSTSPTAPARFPPGPLRLEQLTEALAADGLINSEQRNTLIKLAPIRANSRQHPVDFVAAQRFEQPGDGTVLDTAALLRWLSDYCGLPVHTVDPLKVDVAAVTEMVSYSYAERHGILAVAVTNARVTFATSEPFETGWVEELARLLQRDIERVLLAPSELKRFALEFYSLAKSVKGARQEKRDAAPSVHNLEQLMELGRKGNLDANDRHVVSIVDWLLQYAFDQRASDIHMEPRRDNLSVRFRIDGVLHSVYDMPDTVGLAVTSRLKILGRMDVSEKRKPQDGRIKTRDAAEKEIELRLSTMPTVFGEKLVMRVFNPEVVSRDLSALGMSREESAAWRSMLERPHGIVLVTGPTGSGKTSTLYTSLKLLATPDVNVCTVEDPIELVEPAFNQMQVQPSIGVDFAAGVRTLLRQDPDVIMVGEIRDAETAMMAVQAALTGHLVLSTLHTNDAPSAVVRLAEFGIPHYLINATLVGVMAQRLVRTLCPHCKTPSSVEPDVWTGLLDPWKAKLPTRAHRPAGCLECRNTGFTGRVGIHEMLVLDDALRALVRDGADVDTLRKRAYANGMRPMRVGGAAKVAEGLTTVEEVLKVAPSAF; from the coding sequence ATGGAGAACTCAACGAGCCCGACCGCGCCAGCGCGTTTTCCGCCCGGGCCGCTGCGCCTGGAGCAGCTCACCGAGGCACTCGCCGCCGACGGGCTGATCAACAGCGAACAGCGCAACACCTTGATCAAGCTCGCGCCGATCCGGGCAAACAGCCGCCAGCACCCGGTGGACTTCGTCGCGGCACAGCGCTTCGAGCAGCCCGGGGACGGCACCGTGCTCGACACCGCAGCGCTGCTGCGCTGGCTCTCGGACTACTGCGGCTTGCCGGTACACACCGTCGACCCGCTGAAGGTCGACGTGGCCGCCGTGACCGAAATGGTGTCCTACAGCTACGCCGAGCGGCACGGCATCCTCGCGGTGGCGGTGACCAACGCGCGCGTGACCTTCGCGACCTCCGAGCCCTTTGAAACCGGCTGGGTCGAGGAACTCGCCCGGCTGCTGCAACGCGACATCGAGCGGGTGTTGCTCGCGCCGAGCGAGCTCAAACGCTTCGCCCTGGAGTTTTACAGCCTGGCCAAATCGGTCAAGGGCGCGCGCCAGGAAAAACGCGATGCCGCGCCGAGTGTCCACAACCTCGAGCAACTGATGGAGCTCGGCCGCAAGGGCAACCTGGACGCCAACGACCGGCACGTCGTCAGCATTGTCGACTGGCTGTTGCAGTACGCCTTTGACCAGCGCGCCAGCGACATCCACATGGAGCCTCGGCGCGACAACCTGAGCGTGCGGTTTCGGATCGACGGCGTGCTGCACTCGGTCTACGACATGCCCGACACGGTCGGACTCGCGGTGACAAGCCGCTTGAAGATCCTCGGTCGCATGGACGTGTCCGAGAAGCGCAAACCGCAAGACGGCCGAATCAAGACCCGCGACGCCGCCGAGAAAGAGATCGAGCTGCGCCTGTCGACCATGCCGACGGTGTTCGGCGAGAAACTGGTCATGCGGGTGTTCAACCCCGAGGTGGTCTCGCGCGACCTCTCGGCGCTTGGCATGTCGCGCGAGGAGAGTGCCGCCTGGCGGTCCATGCTCGAGCGACCGCACGGCATCGTCCTGGTTACCGGGCCGACCGGCAGCGGCAAGACCAGCACCCTGTACACCAGCTTGAAGCTGCTCGCCACGCCGGACGTCAACGTCTGTACCGTGGAGGACCCGATCGAGCTGGTGGAGCCGGCGTTCAACCAGATGCAGGTGCAACCCAGCATTGGCGTGGACTTCGCCGCCGGCGTGCGGACGCTGCTCAGGCAGGACCCCGACGTGATCATGGTGGGCGAAATCCGCGACGCCGAGACGGCGATGATGGCGGTGCAGGCCGCGCTCACCGGGCACCTGGTGCTCTCGACACTGCACACCAACGACGCGCCGTCCGCGGTGGTTCGCCTGGCGGAATTCGGCATCCCGCACTACCTGATCAACGCGACGCTGGTAGGCGTCATGGCACAGCGCCTCGTGCGCACGTTGTGCCCGCACTGCAAGACGCCGTCGTCGGTCGAGCCCGACGTGTGGACGGGGCTCCTCGACCCCTGGAAAGCCAAGCTGCCAACCCGGGCGCACCGGCCCGCCGGTTGCCTCGAGTGCCGAAACACCGGGTTCACCGGGCGCGTCGGTATCCATGAGATGCTCGTGCTCGATGACGCGCTGCGTGCCCTGGTGCGCGACGGCGCGGATGTCGACACACTGCGCAAGCGCGCCTACGCCAACGGCATGCGACCGATGCGGGTTGGCGGTGCGGCCAAGGTGGCCGAGGGCCTGACGACGGTCGAGGAAGTGTTGAAGGTGGCGCCGTCCGCCTTCTGA
- a CDS encoding VWA domain-containing protein: MADIDAWRIEARVLAFLAAARTAGFSGGVGDAVTAVSVAHRGAAVHRARFRAQMRSVVCGTREEWRRFDAFFDRWFERERVHLDGADPELQGVAAPDVAPTQSTARPLDDAAAQAGASESDGVPQHLDFAAVFDPREMADIERWIDQLTRRIRRRLARRRRPSAHGRLHFPRTLRRAHATGGEPVRLATTGRRRQLPHLVVFVDVSQSMSAYAHFFLRFAKGLAGAFEQCEVYGFDTELMPLGDVARSHGRLDRALQDAPVWRGGTRIAHAIDTFLRCHARTALKRRSTVLILSDGFDTAPPSHLAEQMAALRRQVKRVLWLHPLLERENGPALDPCIVQARPHIDKLLPAQSLAALEAIAAELG; this comes from the coding sequence GTGGCTGACATCGACGCCTGGCGCATCGAAGCTCGCGTCCTGGCTTTCCTGGCAGCGGCCCGCACGGCGGGTTTCAGCGGCGGGGTCGGCGATGCGGTGACCGCCGTCTCGGTCGCCCATCGGGGGGCGGCTGTGCACCGCGCCCGGTTTCGGGCGCAGATGCGCAGCGTGGTCTGTGGCACACGGGAGGAATGGCGCCGCTTCGACGCCTTCTTTGACCGCTGGTTCGAGCGCGAGCGCGTGCATCTCGACGGCGCAGATCCGGAGTTGCAAGGTGTGGCTGCGCCGGATGTCGCCCCCACGCAGTCGACCGCACGCCCACTCGACGACGCCGCGGCGCAGGCTGGCGCGTCGGAGTCGGATGGCGTGCCACAACACCTCGACTTCGCTGCGGTCTTCGACCCCCGGGAGATGGCGGATATCGAGCGCTGGATCGACCAACTCACGCGTCGGATCCGGCGGCGGCTGGCACGGCGACGCCGGCCGAGCGCGCACGGCCGACTGCACTTTCCACGCACCCTGCGGCGCGCGCACGCTACGGGCGGTGAACCGGTACGGCTCGCGACCACGGGTCGTCGTCGGCAGTTGCCACACCTGGTCGTGTTCGTCGACGTCTCGCAGTCGATGTCGGCCTACGCCCATTTCTTCCTGCGCTTTGCAAAGGGGCTGGCGGGGGCGTTCGAGCAGTGCGAAGTGTACGGCTTCGACACCGAACTCATGCCGCTCGGGGACGTTGCGCGCTCGCACGGTCGACTCGATCGGGCGTTGCAGGACGCGCCGGTCTGGCGGGGAGGCACCCGCATCGCCCATGCGATTGACACCTTCCTGCGCTGCCACGCACGCACCGCACTCAAGCGGCGCTCGACAGTGCTGATTCTCAGCGATGGCTTTGACACGGCACCGCCGTCGCACCTTGCTGAGCAGATGGCCGCACTGAGGCGCCAGGTCAAACGGGTGTTGTGGTTGCACCCCCTGCTCGAGCGCGAAAACGGCCCGGCGCTCGATCCCTGCATCGTGCAAGCCCGGCCACACATCGACAAACTCCTGCCGGCGCAGTCGCTCGCTGCCCTCGAGGCGATTGCGGCCGAGCTCGGGTGA
- the tyrS gene encoding tyrosine--tRNA ligase, with protein sequence MNFLDELTWRDMMHQTAGPGVETHLETPGRVAYCGFDPTADSLTVGNFIAIKLLMTWQRAGHRPIVVMGGGTGRIGDPSGRDSERQLLDEATIESNIARQRLVLERLLDFDPANPHAAVIVNNHDWLGQLGYIEMLRDVGKHFSVNAMIKKDSVAERLNNREQGISYTEFSYMLLQAYDFLHLNRTHGCTVQLAGSDQYGNIVGGMDLIRRHRGEGDDGAAFGVTNKLLTLSDGTKVGKSAGNAVWLSADRTSPYAFYQYWFNVVDADVIKFLRWFTFLDRDTVDAVEAEHAVAPHLRTAQRRLASEMTRMLHGEAQLAAVENANQALFGGDLRALDSAMLDDVFADVPHSDHALSDLGGEAAALVELLPQTSLASSRRQAREFLHNGAVAVNGDKVDAECILSAEHLLHGRTVLIRRGKKNWHALRWS encoded by the coding sequence ATGAACTTTCTAGACGAACTGACCTGGCGCGACATGATGCACCAGACTGCCGGCCCGGGGGTGGAAACCCACCTCGAGACTCCGGGCCGTGTGGCCTACTGCGGTTTTGACCCGACGGCCGACAGCCTGACGGTGGGCAACTTCATCGCGATCAAGCTGCTGATGACCTGGCAGCGCGCCGGGCACAGGCCGATTGTCGTCATGGGTGGCGGTACCGGCCGCATCGGTGACCCCTCCGGGCGCGACAGCGAGCGACAGCTGCTCGACGAGGCCACCATCGAGAGCAACATCGCCCGGCAGCGCCTCGTGCTGGAGCGCTTGCTGGACTTCGACCCGGCCAACCCCCATGCCGCGGTCATCGTCAACAACCACGATTGGTTGGGACAGCTCGGCTACATCGAGATGCTGCGCGACGTCGGCAAGCACTTCTCGGTCAACGCGATGATCAAGAAAGACTCGGTCGCCGAACGCCTGAACAACCGGGAACAAGGCATCAGCTACACCGAGTTCAGCTACATGTTGTTGCAGGCCTACGACTTCCTGCACCTCAACCGCACCCACGGCTGCACAGTGCAACTCGCAGGGTCGGATCAGTACGGCAACATTGTCGGCGGTATGGACCTCATCCGTCGCCATCGCGGCGAGGGCGACGACGGCGCAGCCTTTGGTGTGACCAACAAGCTGCTCACCCTCAGTGACGGAACCAAGGTCGGCAAGTCCGCCGGCAACGCGGTGTGGTTGTCGGCCGACCGCACGTCGCCTTACGCCTTCTACCAGTACTGGTTCAACGTCGTCGACGCCGACGTGATCAAGTTTCTGCGCTGGTTCACCTTCCTGGACCGTGACACGGTTGACGCGGTCGAAGCGGAGCACGCTGTTGCGCCGCACCTGCGCACCGCGCAGCGTCGGCTCGCCAGCGAGATGACCCGCATGCTGCACGGCGAGGCGCAGCTGGCTGCGGTGGAGAACGCCAACCAGGCGCTGTTCGGGGGGGACCTTCGCGCACTGGACAGTGCCATGCTGGACGACGTGTTCGCAGACGTGCCGCACAGCGACCATGCGCTGAGCGACCTCGGCGGCGAGGCGGCGGCGCTGGTCGAGCTGCTGCCGCAGACCTCGCTGGCCAGCTCGCGGCGGCAGGCGCGTGAGTTCCTGCACAATGGCGCGGTTGCCGTGAACGGCGACAAGGTCGACGCCGAGTGCATTCTGTCGGCAGAGCATCTCTTGCACGGCCGGACGGTTCTGATCCGCCGCGGCAAGAAGAACTGGCACGCGCTGCGTTGGTCATGA
- a CDS encoding lytic transglycosylase domain-containing protein, giving the protein MVRAVSQLFLSFALLGLATTVVASPTYLYRQADGTVLHTDRPPHRTQQADLTLLKVIRPASPVRAQRTQVAQPRVNYAQCTGVRSKTMRERASAYEATIEALAERFKVSKHLVMAVVAAESCFDQYAVSRAGAAGLMQLMPATARSLGVIDPFNTEQNLRAGIQYLSQLAEEFDYNHKLVLAAYNAGPGNVRKYKGIPPFAETRTYVTRVMANYLSYLQMPAE; this is encoded by the coding sequence ATGGTGCGCGCTGTCAGTCAGCTGTTCCTCTCCTTTGCCCTGCTGGGCCTCGCGACCACGGTGGTTGCGTCACCCACCTACCTCTACCGGCAGGCCGACGGCACCGTGCTGCACACGGACCGGCCGCCGCACCGCACGCAGCAGGCCGATCTCACCTTGCTCAAGGTGATCCGGCCGGCCAGCCCGGTGCGCGCGCAACGCACGCAGGTCGCACAACCGCGGGTCAACTACGCCCAGTGCACCGGTGTGCGCAGCAAGACCATGCGAGAGCGCGCCAGCGCCTACGAGGCGACCATCGAAGCCCTGGCCGAGCGCTTCAAAGTGAGCAAACACCTGGTCATGGCTGTGGTGGCGGCGGAATCCTGTTTCGACCAGTACGCTGTCTCGCGTGCCGGCGCCGCCGGTCTCATGCAGTTGATGCCCGCCACCGCGCGCTCACTCGGTGTGATCGACCCGTTCAACACCGAGCAGAACCTCCGCGCCGGCATCCAGTACCTGAGCCAGCTCGCCGAGGAGTTCGATTACAACCACAAGCTGGTGCTCGCGGCCTACAACGCCGGACCCGGCAACGTGCGGAAATACAAGGGCATCCCGCCCTTCGCCGAGACGCGAACCTACGTGACACGGGTGATGGCGAACTACCTCAGCTACCTGCAAATGCCGGCCGAGTAG
- a CDS encoding MoxR family ATPase has protein sequence MTGFDKTQAALAHVGYIADAELSACIELAQALNKPVLLEGEAGVGKTGLAQALAQSMDTELVRLQCFEGLDASAALYDWNYPRQLLAARQQSEAAALEANESGLFSEAYLLERPLLRAIRQREPCVLLIDEIDRADEEFEAFLLELLSDFQVTVPELGTLRAHSHPRVILTSNGTRELSDALRRRCLYYFIDYPDAALELDIVKARLPSIGDNLAKQAVALVQSLRGDDLVKVPGVAETVDWCAALLGLGVVSLEGDRDRVRQSFVCLLKTRADQSVLTDQRLAELLDASAST, from the coding sequence ATGACCGGTTTCGACAAGACGCAGGCGGCGCTCGCGCACGTCGGCTACATCGCGGATGCAGAGCTCTCTGCGTGCATCGAGCTCGCCCAGGCGCTGAACAAGCCGGTGTTGCTCGAAGGCGAGGCCGGGGTTGGCAAGACCGGCCTTGCGCAGGCGCTGGCGCAGTCGATGGACACCGAATTGGTACGCTTGCAGTGCTTCGAGGGGCTCGATGCGAGCGCCGCACTCTACGACTGGAACTACCCGCGCCAGTTGCTCGCGGCGCGCCAGCAGAGCGAAGCGGCAGCGCTCGAGGCTAACGAGAGCGGGCTGTTCAGTGAAGCCTACCTGCTCGAGCGACCGCTGTTGCGTGCCATTCGCCAGCGTGAGCCTTGCGTGTTGTTGATCGACGAGATCGACCGCGCGGACGAGGAATTCGAGGCCTTTCTGCTCGAGTTGCTGTCAGACTTCCAGGTCACCGTGCCCGAGCTCGGCACGCTGCGCGCGCACTCCCATCCGCGGGTCATCCTGACCTCGAACGGCACGCGTGAGCTGTCCGACGCGCTGCGCCGTCGGTGCCTGTACTACTTCATCGACTACCCCGACGCGGCACTCGAGCTCGACATCGTCAAGGCTCGGCTGCCATCCATCGGTGACAACCTTGCCAAACAGGCTGTTGCGCTGGTCCAGTCCCTGCGCGGCGACGACCTCGTCAAGGTGCCGGGTGTCGCCGAGACAGTGGACTGGTGTGCGGCGTTGCTCGGGCTCGGTGTGGTGTCACTTGAAGGCGATCGTGACCGGGTGCGGCAGAGCTTCGTCTGCTTGCTCAAGACGCGGGCCGATCAATCGGTGTTGACCGACCAGCGCCTCGCCGAGTTGCTCGACGCGTCCGCCTCGACGTGA
- a CDS encoding glutamine--tRNA ligase/YqeY domain fusion protein, with the protein MSDPDVTPTNHFIRQKVRDDLSAGRVPNVVRTRFPPEPNGYLHIGHAKSICLNFGIAGEFGGECNLRYDDTNPEKENTEFVEAIAADVAWLGFEWARTCFASDYFEELYGFALTLIDKGLAYVDDQDGETIRATRGTLTEPGQNSPWRDRTPAENRSLFEAMRAGAFADGEKVLRAKIDMAAPNINLRDPLLYRIRRVHHHRTGDGWCLYPLYDFTHGLSDALEGVTHSLCTLEFADHRPLYDWLIEHADAPSTPEQTEFARLQLEHTVVSKRKLAALVDQGRVSGWDDPRMPTLRGLRRRGYPPEAIRTFCERIGVTRNDAWIDFEQFEVCARDHLNVHAERRMAVLEPLKVSLTNLPPEGPDRIELPNHPQDPSRGVRHAAIGHTLWIEQDDFSDDPPPKWKRLMPGGEVRLRGAWVIRCDEVIRNDSGAVIELKCSLDPDTLGKKPEGRKVKGVIHWVDAATALDAEVRVYDRLFTVPNPAAEDDMMAVLNPTSLTVHAGAKLEADLADAAHESVYQFERLGYFSVDPDSDGGRRVFNRTVALRDTWSS; encoded by the coding sequence ATGAGCGACCCAGACGTCACGCCGACCAACCACTTCATTCGGCAGAAAGTGCGCGATGACCTCTCGGCAGGGCGCGTGCCCAACGTGGTGCGCACACGTTTCCCGCCCGAACCGAACGGCTATCTGCACATCGGGCACGCGAAATCGATCTGCCTGAACTTCGGCATTGCCGGCGAGTTCGGGGGTGAGTGCAACCTGCGCTACGACGACACCAACCCGGAGAAGGAAAACACCGAATTCGTCGAGGCGATTGCCGCCGATGTCGCCTGGCTCGGCTTCGAGTGGGCCAGGACCTGCTTCGCATCGGACTACTTCGAAGAGCTCTACGGCTTTGCCCTCACCCTGATCGACAAGGGTCTGGCCTACGTCGACGACCAGGACGGCGAGACCATTCGCGCGACGCGCGGCACCTTGACCGAACCCGGACAGAACAGTCCCTGGCGCGACCGCACACCGGCGGAAAACCGCAGTCTGTTCGAAGCCATGCGCGCCGGCGCCTTCGCCGACGGTGAGAAAGTGCTGCGCGCGAAGATCGACATGGCGGCGCCCAACATCAACCTGCGCGACCCGCTGCTCTACCGGATCCGGCGGGTGCACCACCACCGCACCGGTGACGGCTGGTGCCTGTACCCGCTCTACGACTTCACACACGGCCTCTCGGACGCGCTCGAGGGCGTGACACACTCCCTGTGCACGCTGGAGTTTGCCGACCACCGCCCGCTCTACGACTGGCTGATCGAGCACGCCGACGCGCCGAGCACCCCCGAGCAGACCGAGTTCGCCCGCCTGCAGCTCGAACACACCGTGGTCAGCAAACGCAAGCTGGCGGCGTTGGTGGACCAGGGCAGGGTCAGTGGCTGGGACGACCCGCGCATGCCGACCTTGCGCGGCCTGCGGCGACGGGGCTACCCGCCGGAGGCCATTCGCACCTTTTGCGAACGGATCGGTGTCACCCGCAACGACGCGTGGATCGATTTCGAGCAGTTCGAAGTGTGTGCACGCGACCACCTGAACGTGCACGCAGAGCGGCGCATGGCAGTGCTCGAGCCGCTGAAAGTCAGCCTGACAAACCTGCCGCCCGAGGGGCCTGACCGCATCGAATTGCCCAACCACCCGCAGGACCCGTCGCGCGGTGTACGCCACGCGGCGATCGGCCACACCCTGTGGATCGAACAGGACGATTTCAGCGACGACCCACCGCCCAAGTGGAAGCGTCTGATGCCCGGCGGCGAAGTGCGGCTGCGCGGTGCGTGGGTGATCCGCTGCGACGAGGTCATCCGCAACGACTCCGGTGCGGTCATCGAGCTGAAATGCAGCCTCGACCCCGACACACTCGGCAAGAAACCCGAGGGGCGCAAAGTGAAGGGTGTCATCCACTGGGTCGACGCCGCGACCGCCCTGGACGCCGAGGTGCGGGTGTACGACCGGCTCTTCACGGTGCCGAACCCCGCGGCCGAAGACGACATGATGGCGGTGTTGAACCCGACGTCGCTGACGGTACACGCGGGTGCGAAGCTTGAAGCCGACCTCGCGGACGCGGCCCACGAGTCGGTCTACCAGTTCGAACGGCTCGGGTATTTCAGTGTCGACCCCGACAGCGACGGCGGGCGCCGCGTGTTCAACCGCACGGTGGCCTTGCGCGACACCTGGTCTTCCTAG
- a CDS encoding BolA/IbaG family iron-sulfur metabolism protein encodes MQFEAMNQALTDAFPNDTARLEGDGYKFEATVISAQFVGKRTLARHKLVYAALEAFIKSGELHALTIVAKTPEEAGDA; translated from the coding sequence ATGCAATTTGAAGCGATGAATCAGGCGCTCACTGACGCCTTCCCGAACGACACCGCACGCCTGGAGGGCGACGGCTACAAGTTCGAAGCCACGGTCATCAGTGCGCAGTTCGTCGGCAAACGCACCCTGGCCCGCCACAAGCTGGTCTACGCGGCGCTGGAAGCCTTTATCAAATCCGGCGAGCTGCACGCCTTGACCATTGTCGCAAAGACCCCCGAGGAAGCTGGCGACGCCTGA